From a single Kitasatospora sp. NBC_00458 genomic region:
- a CDS encoding pyridoxal phosphate-dependent aminotransferase has protein sequence MTTPATPTGLNDAAELLARIPDFEQALAFYHRHLAPDEAVDLSVAENVLVYDDSMQKMVFDHTALLPEPYIHYMSAYGTPELREQVAALLGKAWGARVSAGDVFGTAGVGSALECLAFALQDAPRNGEPGPPPLVEGDAVLIPAPYWQGFNWSFEQRPKLRCVPVDLPTEGPGRFRLTLDLVKERFRAHERQTGRQPRLLVLTNPHNPLGVNYGKELLEEIYAWAIDETELHIISDEIYCHSQVDGGRIPFTSAVALDAYRKHPERIHVVWGFAKDFGLSGFRTGFVVSKYGPVQRAMLGTQGIEEKKHPMSWFTPFDSLKHYVIGSLLSSTVNGSGSELYTDYAMRRYRELLSASFERVKDRLAANDIGFVYLEGDNPAQFFWLDLQEYLGKRPPEGSYAATPLPIAAGTGLDRDELWLFNYLAAPPTGVSLLPGGTMHSPAPGFFRLCFTARQPEEVCEAVDRIGLALGKLVILG, from the coding sequence ATGACCACCCCCGCCACCCCCACGGGCCTGAACGACGCCGCCGAACTGCTCGCGCGCATCCCCGACTTCGAGCAGGCCCTCGCCTTCTACCACCGCCACCTGGCGCCCGACGAGGCCGTCGACCTGTCCGTCGCGGAGAACGTCCTGGTCTACGACGACTCGATGCAGAAGATGGTGTTCGACCACACCGCCCTGCTGCCCGAGCCGTACATCCACTACATGTCCGCCTACGGCACGCCGGAGCTCCGGGAGCAGGTGGCGGCCCTGCTCGGCAAGGCCTGGGGCGCCCGGGTGTCGGCCGGTGACGTGTTCGGGACGGCGGGCGTCGGCTCGGCGCTGGAGTGCCTCGCCTTCGCGCTCCAGGACGCGCCCAGGAACGGCGAGCCCGGCCCGCCGCCGCTGGTGGAGGGTGACGCGGTGCTGATCCCGGCGCCGTACTGGCAGGGGTTCAACTGGTCGTTCGAGCAGCGGCCGAAGCTCAGGTGCGTCCCGGTGGACCTGCCGACCGAGGGCCCCGGACGCTTCCGGCTGACGCTGGACCTGGTCAAGGAGCGGTTCCGGGCGCACGAGCGGCAGACCGGCCGGCAGCCCCGTCTGCTGGTTCTGACCAACCCGCACAACCCGCTGGGCGTCAACTACGGCAAGGAACTGCTGGAGGAGATCTACGCCTGGGCCATCGACGAGACCGAGCTTCACATCATCTCCGATGAGATCTACTGTCACTCGCAGGTCGACGGCGGGCGGATCCCGTTCACCAGCGCGGTGGCCCTGGACGCCTACCGGAAGCACCCGGAGCGGATCCACGTGGTGTGGGGGTTCGCCAAGGACTTCGGACTGTCGGGGTTCCGGACGGGCTTCGTGGTCTCGAAGTACGGCCCGGTGCAGCGGGCGATGCTCGGCACCCAGGGCATCGAGGAGAAGAAGCACCCGATGTCCTGGTTCACGCCCTTCGACTCGCTGAAGCACTACGTGATCGGCTCGCTGCTGTCCAGCACGGTGAACGGCTCCGGCTCGGAGCTGTACACCGACTACGCGATGCGGCGCTACCGTGAGCTGCTGAGCGCGAGCTTCGAGCGGGTGAAGGACCGGCTGGCCGCCAACGACATCGGGTTCGTGTACCTGGAGGGCGACAACCCGGCCCAGTTCTTCTGGCTCGACCTCCAGGAGTACCTCGGCAAGCGCCCGCCCGAGGGTTCGTACGCCGCCACCCCGCTGCCGATCGCGGCCGGCACCGGGCTGGACCGGGACGAGCTCTGGCTCTTCAACTACCTCGCCGCCCCGCCCACCGGGGTCTCCCTCCTCCCCGGCGGCACCATGCACAGCCCCGCCCCGGGGTTCTTCCGGCTCTGCTTCACCGCCCGGCAACCGGAGGAGGTGTGCGAGGCCGTCGACCGGATCGG
- a CDS encoding GNAT family N-acetyltransferase, whose translation MTDDYALRTATPDEIPAVLALWARAAKGTSITDDAAGVAALLGRDPECLILAVRADDPAVPVGTVIAGWDGWRCHLYRLAVDPEHRRQGVGAALLAAAEERFAALGGRRADAMVLDDNALGHRTWQAAGYGPQPQWTRWAKPLASA comes from the coding sequence CCCCGCCGTGCTGGCCCTCTGGGCCCGCGCGGCCAAGGGCACCAGCATCACCGACGACGCGGCGGGTGTGGCCGCGCTGCTCGGCCGCGACCCGGAGTGCCTGATCCTCGCGGTCCGGGCGGACGACCCGGCCGTTCCGGTCGGCACGGTGATCGCCGGCTGGGACGGCTGGCGCTGCCACCTCTACCGGCTCGCCGTCGACCCGGAGCACCGCCGGCAGGGCGTCGGCGCCGCCCTGCTGGCCGCCGCCGAGGAGCGCTTCGCGGCCCTGGGCGGCCGCCGGGCGGATGCGATGGTGCTGGACGACAACGCCCTCGGCCACCGCACCTGGCAGGCCGCCGGGTACGGTCCGCAGCCGCAGTGGACGCGCTGGGCCAAGCCGCTGGCATCCGCCTGA